In Heptranchias perlo isolate sHepPer1 chromosome 7, sHepPer1.hap1, whole genome shotgun sequence, a genomic segment contains:
- the gorasp2 gene encoding Golgi reassembly-stacking protein 2 — MGGSQSVEIPGGGSEGYHVLRVQENSPGHRAGLEPFFDFVVSIGNTRLNKDNDTLKDLLKANVEKPIKMVVYSSKTLKLRETTVTPSNMWGGQGLLGVSIRFCSFEGANENVWHVLEVEPNSPAALAGLRPHTDYIIGADTVMNESEDLFSLIETHEGKPLKLYVYNTDTDNCREVVITPNTTWGGEGSLGCGIGYGYLHRIPTRPFAEGKKISLPGQQPGTPVSPLKDGFTEVQLSAVTSPSAANTSLEQGLSGLSLGTAPPSVNSVLNTGVPTVPLLPSPANSSPGTVPTNINVDTTLPGLMPLPSGLPNLPNLPNLNITLQNLAPVTLPGIGVIPPPTNTGFPSAAQLPPLNLPGIPPLTMPTMFPSQSSFITGAKAGLTETISAISPRVGGFHVSASAPPAEQTPALILDTAMVSMTTTADIQATASPTNNEEPSSISTDAQASSESS, encoded by the exons GTTCAAGAAAATTCTCCTGGCCACAGGGCTGGATTGGAGCCATTCTTTGATTTTGTTGTTTCCATTGGCAATACAAGATTG AATAAGGACAATGATACCCTGAAAGATCTTTTGAAGGCCAATGTAGAGAAACCAATTAAAATGGTCGTCTACAGCAGCAAGACGCTCAAATTGAGAGAAACTACAGTCACTCCCAGCAACATGTGGGGTGGCCAAGGCTTGCTAGGAGTCAGCATTCGTTTCTGCAGTTTCGAGGGAGCTAATGAAAATGTGTGGCATGTGTTG gaaGTGGAACCAAATTCTCCAGCTGCACTAGCTGGTCTTCGACCTCACACGGACTATATAATTGGAGCAGACACCGTCATGAATGAG TCCGAAGATCTCTTCTCTCTGATAGAGACCCATGAAGGGAAACCTTTAAAGCTGTATGTCTACAATACAGACACAGATAACTGCCGGGAAGTAGTTATCACACCAAATACTACATGGGGTGGAGAGGGCAG CCTAGGGTGTGGGATTGGATATGGCTACTTGCATCGAATTCCAACCCGTCCATTCgcagaggggaaaaaaataagtCTTCCAGGACAGCAGCCAGGTACACCAGTGAGCCCATTAAAAGATGGCTTCACAGAG GTTCAGCTATCTGCTGTTACCTCACCATCTGCTGCAAACACCAGCCTTGAGCAGGGACTATCAGGTCTTTCACTTGGTACAGCTCCCCCTTCTGTCAACAGTGTTCTTAATACAG GTGTTCCAACAGTTCCGTTGTTGCCTTCACCTGCGAATTCATCCCCGGGTACAGTACCAACAAATATAAATGTTGATACTACCCTACCTG GTCTAATGCCATTACCAAGTGGACTGCCTAATTTGCCCAACCTACCCAACTTGAATATCACCCTACAGAACCTTGCTCCAGTGACCTTACCAGGAATAGGTGTGATCCCTCCACCCACTAACACTG GTTTTCCATCAGCTGCTCAGCTGCCGCCACTAAATCTTCCTGGAATACCCCCTCTAACAATGCCTACCATGTTTCCCTCACAATCATCCTTTATTACTGGCGCAAAGGCTGGTCTAACTGAAACAATTTCAGCCATCTCTCCAAGAGTAGGTGGTTTTCATGTTTCTGCTTCTGCACCGCCTGCTGAACAAACCCCTGCGCTCATTTTGGATACTGCAATGGTTTCCATGACAACTACTGCTGACATCCAGGCAACTGCATCACCTACAAACAATGAAGAACCATCTTCCATTTCCACAGATGCACAAGCTTCTTCTGAGTCTTCTTAA